In a single window of the Nocardiopsis composta genome:
- a CDS encoding ABC transporter substrate-binding protein, whose product MEPTGPAAGAPPRRSVLRAGLAALAVLPPAAACGAPGGAAPRRAETAPKAPGEKVVLTYWTWWPGLQKVADIWNADHPDIRVEVETVPGGIDGGYAKLFNALLVGSQPDLAQVEYFQIPSFLLEDGLEDLTAFGAAEAEGLFDPWPWEQCSYLGGQYGIPVDTGPMMLFYRADRYREWGIEPPDTWEAYAEAARAVRAADEDSHIESFPLGDADWLAAMCMQAGARWFTPDGDTWVVHLLDDASVKVVRFWEELVRDGALNLTHNIWSSGWMQGLQRGTIGSWTVASWGDAIIKGNDPDEPGRWAAAPLPGWEGEPRAEAGWGGSASVVPRGAAHPYEAAAFAVWLSTDPRAVDAMITECGTGWTVAGDADGGRVRREPDPYFTGGDHHRVAARAAEGIDVDWDWGPTLSSTKEHVGDAFRAALAGGGSFVDAMARVQRRTVADLRRKGLSAKEAG is encoded by the coding sequence ATGGAACCGACCGGCCCCGCGGCCGGCGCACCCCCTCGCCGTTCCGTGCTCCGCGCGGGCCTGGCCGCCCTGGCGGTCCTGCCGCCGGCCGCCGCCTGCGGGGCGCCCGGCGGCGCCGCGCCCCGCCGCGCGGAGACCGCCCCCAAGGCCCCGGGCGAGAAGGTCGTGCTGACGTACTGGACCTGGTGGCCCGGCCTGCAGAAGGTCGCCGACATCTGGAACGCCGACCACCCCGACATCCGGGTCGAGGTGGAGACGGTCCCCGGCGGCATCGACGGCGGCTACGCCAAGCTGTTCAACGCCCTGCTCGTGGGCAGCCAGCCCGACCTCGCCCAGGTCGAGTACTTCCAGATCCCGTCCTTCCTGCTGGAGGACGGGCTGGAGGACCTCACCGCCTTCGGCGCCGCCGAGGCCGAGGGGCTGTTCGACCCCTGGCCCTGGGAGCAGTGCTCCTACCTGGGCGGCCAGTACGGCATCCCGGTGGACACCGGGCCGATGATGCTGTTCTACCGGGCCGACCGGTACCGAGAGTGGGGCATCGAGCCCCCGGACACCTGGGAGGCCTACGCCGAGGCGGCCCGCGCGGTGCGCGCCGCCGACGAGGACTCCCACATCGAGTCCTTCCCGCTGGGCGACGCCGACTGGCTGGCCGCCATGTGCATGCAGGCCGGCGCCCGCTGGTTCACCCCCGACGGCGACACCTGGGTGGTGCACCTGCTCGACGACGCCTCGGTGAAGGTGGTGCGGTTCTGGGAGGAGCTGGTCCGCGACGGCGCGCTCAACCTGACCCACAACATCTGGTCCAGCGGCTGGATGCAGGGGCTGCAGCGCGGCACCATCGGCTCCTGGACGGTGGCGAGCTGGGGCGACGCCATCATCAAGGGCAACGACCCCGACGAGCCGGGGCGCTGGGCCGCCGCCCCGCTGCCCGGCTGGGAGGGCGAGCCGCGGGCCGAGGCCGGCTGGGGCGGCTCGGCGTCGGTGGTGCCGCGCGGCGCCGCCCACCCCTACGAGGCGGCCGCGTTCGCGGTCTGGCTGAGCACCGACCCCCGGGCGGTGGACGCGATGATCACCGAGTGCGGGACCGGCTGGACGGTGGCCGGGGACGCCGACGGCGGGCGGGTGCGCCGGGAGCCCGACCCCTACTTCACCGGCGGCGACCACCACCGGGTCGCCGCCCGGGCCGCCGAGGGCATCGACGTGGACTGGGACTGGGGGCCGACCCTGTCCAGCACCAAGGAGCACGTCGGCGACGCCTTCCGGGCCGCGCTCGCCGGCGGCGGGTCCTTCGTCGACGCGATGGCCCGGGTGCAGCGGAGGACCGTCGCCGACCTGCGGCGCAAGGGCCTGTCCGCGAAGGAGGCGGGATGA
- a CDS encoding carbohydrate ABC transporter permease: protein MTATAPARRPRPASARRPRGAAAPWLLMAPFLAMFALVFVAPVGYAVYQSLITVRRRGLFGEDGRETAFAGLENYRIALENDAFTASIGRVLLFGAVQVPVMLALALLLALLLESASAAWPGLFRALYFLPYGVPGVVASLLWGFLYVPGLSPLVDVAALVGLEVDPLGPGTVLWSIANIVTWQFAGYNMVVLIAQLKSIPRELYEAARIDGAGPVQTARRVQLPLIRPALVLTAVFSIIGTLQLFVEPLVLAQFTPNIDSGYTPNLGAYGSAFTDNQYNVAAAQSVLVALAAFALSFSFLALVHRMGRNR, encoded by the coding sequence ATGACCGCGACCGCTCCGGCCCGGAGACCCCGCCCGGCGTCCGCGCGGCGGCCCCGAGGCGCCGCCGCGCCCTGGCTGCTGATGGCACCCTTCCTCGCGATGTTCGCCCTGGTCTTCGTGGCGCCGGTGGGCTACGCCGTCTACCAGAGCCTGATCACCGTGCGCCGCCGCGGCCTGTTCGGCGAGGACGGCCGGGAGACCGCCTTCGCCGGCCTGGAGAACTACCGGATCGCCCTGGAGAACGACGCCTTCACCGCTTCCATCGGCCGGGTGCTGCTCTTCGGAGCGGTGCAGGTACCGGTGATGCTGGCCCTGGCGCTGCTGCTGGCGCTGCTGCTGGAGTCGGCCTCGGCCGCCTGGCCGGGCCTGTTCCGGGCGCTGTACTTCCTGCCCTACGGGGTGCCCGGGGTGGTCGCCTCGCTGCTGTGGGGCTTCCTGTACGTGCCGGGCCTGTCCCCGCTGGTCGACGTGGCCGCCCTGGTCGGCCTGGAGGTGGACCCGCTGGGCCCGGGCACCGTGCTGTGGTCCATCGCCAACATCGTCACCTGGCAGTTCGCCGGGTACAACATGGTCGTCCTGATCGCCCAGCTCAAGTCCATCCCGCGGGAGCTGTACGAGGCGGCCCGGATCGACGGCGCCGGGCCGGTGCAGACCGCCCGCCGGGTCCAGCTGCCGCTGATCCGGCCGGCGCTGGTGCTCACCGCGGTCTTCTCCATCATCGGCACCCTGCAGCTGTTCGTGGAGCCACTGGTGCTGGCCCAGTTCACGCCGAACATCGACAGCGGGTACACGCCCAACCTGGGCGCCTACGGCTCGGCGTTCACCGACAACCAGTACAACGTGGCGGCGGCGCAGTCGGTGCTGGTGGCGCTGGCAGCGTTCGCGCTCTCCTTCTCGTTCCTCGCGCTGGTCCACCGGATGGGGAGGAACCGATGA
- a CDS encoding TetR/AcrR family transcriptional regulator: MSQSDRPAGGPAPRKRVNRREEILHAATDAFAAQGFNNTSLADIAAGLGVTPAGVLHHFGSKTDLLTAVLERRDSDDPPPAGGGMLDHLVATAQRNAEQPGTTRLYAVLSAESATAGHPAQDWFRSRYEGLRADVERALLDRLGLPAADGVPDDVRDAAAAIIAVMDGMQVQWLLAPDSVDMAGATRAVIESVVDRLAAARSTPDCGA; the protein is encoded by the coding sequence ATGAGCCAGAGCGACCGGCCGGCGGGCGGGCCGGCGCCGCGCAAGCGGGTCAACCGCCGCGAGGAGATCCTGCACGCCGCCACCGACGCGTTCGCCGCCCAGGGCTTCAACAACACCTCGCTGGCCGACATCGCCGCCGGCCTGGGCGTCACCCCCGCCGGGGTGCTGCACCACTTCGGCTCCAAGACCGACCTGCTCACCGCGGTCCTGGAGCGGCGGGACAGCGACGACCCGCCGCCCGCCGGCGGCGGGATGCTCGACCACCTGGTGGCGACCGCGCAGCGCAACGCCGAGCAGCCCGGAACCACCCGGCTGTACGCGGTGCTGTCCGCGGAGAGCGCCACCGCCGGCCACCCCGCCCAGGACTGGTTCCGCTCCCGCTACGAAGGGCTCCGCGCCGACGTGGAGCGCGCACTGCTGGACCGGCTCGGCCTGCCCGCCGCCGACGGCGTCCCCGACGACGTCCGCGACGCCGCCGCCGCGATCATCGCGGTGATGGACGGCATGCAGGTGCAGTGGCTGCTCGCCCCGGACTCGGTGGACATGGCCGGAGCCACCCGCGCCGTGATCGAGTCCGTGGTGGACCGCCTGGCCGCGGCCCGCTCGACCCCGGACTGCGGGGCGTAG
- a CDS encoding MSMEG_1061 family FMN-dependent PPOX-type flavoprotein: MRNGSEDGGEVRRISTEEELREVVKEPPRAIAEKAIDRVDEQSRLFLEASPFFLLATTAPDGGMDVSPRGDPPGSVLVLDDGRSLAFGDRKGNRRLDSLRNILANPRVGMIFLIPGINDTLRVNGRAEVIRDAPYFDRLAVQGKRPELAIEVRIEELFLHCAKAFLRSSLWETSTWPDRSAVPSAGRIAKSQAGSKVPESLMNAALRLDSKFRRY; encoded by the coding sequence GTGCGAAACGGGAGCGAGGACGGGGGAGAGGTCCGCCGGATCTCGACCGAGGAGGAGCTGCGCGAGGTCGTCAAGGAGCCGCCCCGCGCCATCGCCGAGAAGGCGATCGACCGGGTGGACGAGCAGTCCCGGCTCTTCCTGGAGGCCTCGCCGTTCTTCCTGCTGGCGACCACCGCGCCGGACGGCGGCATGGACGTCTCGCCGCGCGGCGACCCGCCCGGCAGCGTGCTGGTGCTCGACGACGGGCGCTCGCTGGCGTTCGGCGACCGCAAGGGCAACCGCCGGCTGGACAGCCTGCGCAACATCCTGGCCAACCCCCGGGTCGGGATGATCTTCCTGATCCCGGGGATCAACGACACGCTGCGGGTCAACGGCCGGGCCGAGGTCATCCGGGACGCCCCCTACTTCGACCGGCTCGCGGTGCAGGGCAAGCGCCCCGAGCTCGCGATCGAGGTCCGCATCGAGGAGCTGTTCCTGCACTGCGCCAAGGCGTTCCTGCGGTCCTCGCTGTGGGAGACCTCCACCTGGCCGGACCGCTCCGCGGTGCCCAGCGCGGGCCGGATCGCCAAGAGCCAGGCCGGCTCGAAGGTGCCCGAGTCGCTGATGAACGCGGCCCTCAGGCTGGACTCGAAGTTCCGCCGGTACTGA
- a CDS encoding glycoside hydrolase family 30 protein has translation MSANTPSRPRRAAAAGLGALALGAALTAAPASAADEHAAEHAAEVWLTTADGEQALDRQPDAPFTGDPLPIDIAVDPGERGRPFTGAGASVTEASAHLISGLPEQERDALLTDLFSAESGIGLDYLRQPFGSTDFNAGDFYTYEDVPGEFGIDRDRAEIIPVLHDALAANPDIRFMATPWSPPAWMKDGGSLNGGSLAPEHYRDYADYLVRAVQAYAEEGVRISELTVQNEPLLETGYPSTAMSAAEQAELLSVLDGALGEAGLDTSLVAYDHNWDRPDYPLEVLERTSGIDRVAGAAFHCYAGTPDAQRQVAETGARVFFSECSGTDSEDPSRTFADTLRWQAENLVVGNMRSGGETVVLWNLALDPSGGPHQGNCQDRCNGVVEIDGDRVTRNAEYYVLGHLTSFVDPGAHRIGSTDQGGGGVRNVVFENPDGTRTAYVVNTASEERAFSITDQGASLATSLPAGAVASYTWTPAADS, from the coding sequence ATGTCCGCGAACACCCCCTCCCGCCCCCGCCGGGCGGCCGCGGCCGGGCTGGGCGCCCTGGCCCTGGGCGCCGCCCTCACCGCCGCCCCCGCCTCCGCCGCCGACGAGCACGCCGCCGAGCACGCCGCCGAGGTCTGGCTGACCACCGCCGACGGCGAGCAGGCCCTGGACCGGCAGCCCGACGCCCCGTTCACCGGCGACCCGCTGCCGATCGACATCGCGGTGGACCCGGGCGAGCGCGGCCGGCCCTTCACCGGCGCCGGGGCCTCGGTGACCGAGGCCTCCGCCCACCTCATCTCCGGACTCCCCGAGCAGGAGCGGGACGCCCTGCTGACCGACCTGTTCTCCGCGGAGTCCGGCATCGGCCTCGACTACCTGCGCCAGCCCTTCGGCAGCACCGACTTCAACGCCGGGGACTTCTACACCTACGAGGACGTCCCCGGCGAGTTCGGCATCGACCGCGACCGCGCGGAGATCATCCCCGTGCTGCACGACGCCCTGGCCGCCAACCCGGACATCCGCTTCATGGCCACCCCCTGGTCGCCGCCGGCGTGGATGAAGGACGGCGGGTCGCTGAACGGCGGCTCCCTCGCCCCGGAGCACTACCGCGACTACGCCGACTACCTGGTGCGGGCCGTGCAGGCCTACGCCGAGGAGGGGGTGCGGATCAGCGAGCTCACCGTGCAGAACGAGCCGCTGCTGGAGACCGGCTACCCGAGCACCGCGATGAGCGCCGCGGAGCAGGCCGAGCTCCTCTCCGTGCTCGACGGTGCCCTGGGCGAGGCCGGGCTGGACACCTCGCTGGTCGCCTACGACCACAACTGGGACCGGCCGGACTACCCGCTGGAGGTGCTGGAGCGCACCTCCGGCATCGACCGGGTCGCCGGGGCCGCCTTCCACTGCTACGCCGGGACGCCCGACGCCCAGCGCCAGGTCGCCGAGACCGGCGCCCGGGTGTTCTTCAGCGAGTGCTCCGGCACCGACAGCGAGGACCCCTCCCGCACCTTCGCCGACACGCTGCGCTGGCAGGCGGAGAACCTGGTCGTGGGCAACATGCGCAGCGGCGGGGAGACCGTGGTGCTGTGGAACCTGGCGCTGGACCCCTCGGGCGGCCCGCACCAGGGCAACTGCCAGGACCGGTGCAACGGGGTGGTGGAGATCGACGGCGACCGGGTCACCCGGAACGCCGAGTACTACGTGCTGGGCCACCTGACGTCGTTCGTCGACCCGGGCGCCCACCGCATCGGCTCCACCGACCAGGGCGGCGGCGGGGTGCGCAACGTGGTGTTCGAGAACCCCGACGGCACCCGGACCGCCTACGTGGTCAACACCGCCTCCGAGGAGCGGGCCTTCTCCATCACCGACCAGGGCGCCTCCCTGGCGACCTCGCTGCCCGCCGGCGCGGTGGCCAGCTACACCTGGACCCCGGCCGCCGACTCCTGA
- a CDS encoding carbohydrate ABC transporter permease: MTAPAPARPAAAPEDSGARRRPRPAGPKARTKILVTAVLAVAAVYFLVPVYWVFVAATKSTPDLFGTFGFAPAEWNLGANLHQVLSSNDGIFLRWSLNSLLYSVVGGLGATLLSAAAGYAMAVYDFRGRRLLFGVILGGVMIPGTATALPLFLLFSQIGLADTYWAVLLPGLVSPFGLYLCRIYAEASVPASVIESGRVDGAGELRIFFAFGLRMMTPALVTVFLFQLVAIWNNYFLPLVMLADERLYPITLGLVTWQSYQGRDTDMYMQVVVGSMLSVVPLAAAILVLQRFWRGGLTEGAVKG; this comes from the coding sequence ATGACCGCTCCCGCTCCCGCCCGCCCCGCAGCGGCCCCGGAGGACTCCGGCGCCCGGCGGCGCCCTCGCCCCGCCGGCCCGAAGGCCCGGACGAAGATCCTGGTCACCGCGGTGCTCGCGGTGGCGGCGGTGTACTTCCTGGTGCCGGTCTACTGGGTGTTCGTCGCCGCCACCAAGTCCACCCCCGACCTGTTCGGCACCTTCGGCTTCGCCCCCGCCGAGTGGAACCTGGGCGCCAACCTGCACCAGGTGCTCTCCTCCAACGACGGGATCTTCCTGCGCTGGTCGCTGAACAGCCTGCTGTACTCGGTGGTCGGCGGGCTGGGCGCCACCCTGCTGTCGGCCGCCGCCGGATACGCCATGGCGGTCTACGACTTCCGCGGCCGCCGGCTGCTGTTCGGCGTGATCCTGGGCGGGGTGATGATCCCCGGCACCGCCACCGCGCTCCCGCTGTTCCTGCTGTTCAGCCAGATCGGGCTGGCCGACACCTACTGGGCGGTGCTGCTGCCCGGCCTGGTGTCGCCGTTCGGGCTCTACCTGTGCCGGATCTACGCCGAGGCGTCGGTGCCCGCCTCGGTCATCGAGTCCGGCCGGGTGGACGGCGCCGGGGAGCTGCGCATCTTCTTCGCCTTCGGGCTGCGGATGATGACCCCGGCGCTGGTCACCGTGTTCCTCTTCCAGCTGGTGGCGATCTGGAACAACTACTTCCTGCCGCTGGTGATGCTGGCCGACGAGCGGCTCTACCCGATCACCCTGGGCCTGGTGACCTGGCAGTCCTACCAGGGCCGGGACACCGACATGTACATGCAGGTGGTGGTGGGCTCGATGCTGTCGGTCGTGCCGCTGGCCGCGGCCATCCTGGTGCTGCAGCGGTTCTGGCGCGGCGGCCTCACCGAGGGGGCGGTCAAGGGCTGA
- a CDS encoding beta-glucosidase family protein codes for MAHDPAARPSELTLEEKVRLLTGRTGWTLHGSPAVGLLPVTMSDGPVGVRGDEHLQHEHSANTPNPTAIAATWDEELTARVAGLFAAEARRQGVDVVLAPVLNLHRSPLGGRHFECFSEDPLLTGRIGAAFVRALQAAGVAACPKHFIGNETETERTSYTARIGERTLREVYLPPFEDALAAGAWTVMAAYNGYDDGTGAAPATEHRGLLTGLLKQELGFDGVVVSDWMAARSTAPTAHAGLDLVMPGPLGPWGDALVRAVRAGEVPEAAVDDKVQRLLRLAGRVGRLDGATAPAPPEPDEDALLREVAARGQVLLRNEGRLLPLDPARLRRVALIGPNALDPCIQGGGSAHVSPKRVATPAEALRAALPDGVELTVHRGCRNRRHLPDADPALLRRLTVELYGADGEPAGTPEAAGPAVHLDVADPRARRAVVSAVLRLEEPGVHRVGAGSVGVHRIEVDGEVVASGEEPASAADVLESRHTHPGGGDTLVEVGAEPREVAVVVRTDVADFGDFGRGVVARLRHLPPGPAPEEEMAAAAAAARAADVAVLVVGTDDETESEGYDRASLDLPGGQDELVRRVLAANPAAVVAVNAGAPVLLPWLEDAPAVLWTWMGGQAYGPALADVLTGAAEPAGRLPWTLPAAAADVPVPDTRPRGGAVDYTEGVFIGHRAYDRAGTEPAREFGFGLGYTDWEIRGAELEDAGAVPPAGPLPAARTPLVLRVRVANTGPRDGRHVVQAYLEPPRGGGPDRPHRTLAGFAAVHLPAGEEAEVRIEVRPRALAVWDAPTRGWTVPPGRYRLAVGSSSRAIAAHVPLEVPGA; via the coding sequence ATGGCGCACGACCCCGCCGCCCGGCCGTCGGAACTGACCCTGGAGGAGAAGGTCCGGCTGCTCACCGGGCGCACCGGCTGGACCCTGCACGGCTCGCCCGCGGTCGGGCTGCTGCCGGTCACGATGTCCGACGGCCCGGTCGGCGTCCGCGGCGACGAGCACCTCCAGCACGAGCACTCCGCCAACACCCCCAACCCGACGGCGATCGCCGCCACCTGGGACGAGGAGCTCACCGCCCGGGTCGCCGGGCTGTTCGCCGCCGAGGCCCGCCGCCAGGGCGTCGACGTCGTCCTGGCGCCGGTGCTCAACCTGCACCGCTCCCCGCTGGGCGGCCGGCACTTCGAGTGCTTCTCCGAGGACCCGCTGCTCACCGGCAGGATCGGCGCCGCGTTCGTCCGCGCCCTGCAGGCCGCAGGGGTGGCCGCCTGCCCCAAGCACTTCATCGGCAACGAGACCGAGACCGAGCGGACCTCCTACACCGCCCGCATCGGCGAGCGCACCCTGCGCGAGGTCTACCTGCCGCCGTTCGAGGACGCCCTCGCCGCCGGCGCCTGGACCGTCATGGCCGCCTACAACGGCTACGACGACGGCACCGGGGCCGCCCCCGCCACCGAGCACCGCGGGCTCCTCACCGGGCTGCTCAAACAGGAGCTCGGCTTCGACGGCGTGGTGGTCAGCGACTGGATGGCCGCGCGCAGCACCGCCCCCACCGCCCACGCCGGCCTCGACCTGGTCATGCCCGGCCCGCTCGGCCCCTGGGGCGACGCCCTGGTGCGCGCGGTGCGCGCCGGCGAGGTGCCCGAGGCCGCCGTCGACGACAAGGTCCAGCGGCTGCTCCGGCTGGCCGGGCGGGTCGGCCGCCTCGACGGCGCCACCGCCCCCGCGCCCCCCGAACCCGACGAGGACGCCCTGCTCCGCGAGGTCGCCGCCCGCGGCCAGGTACTGCTGCGCAACGAGGGCCGGCTGCTCCCGCTGGACCCCGCCCGGCTCCGCCGGGTCGCGCTCATCGGCCCCAACGCCCTGGACCCGTGCATCCAGGGCGGCGGCAGTGCGCACGTGTCACCCAAGCGCGTGGCCACCCCCGCCGAGGCGCTGCGCGCCGCGCTGCCCGACGGCGTCGAACTCACCGTGCACCGCGGCTGCCGCAACCGCCGCCACCTGCCCGACGCCGACCCCGCCCTGCTCCGCCGCCTCACCGTCGAGCTCTACGGCGCCGACGGCGAACCGGCCGGCACACCCGAGGCCGCCGGGCCCGCCGTGCACCTGGACGTCGCCGACCCCCGCGCCCGCCGCGCCGTGGTCTCCGCCGTGCTCCGCCTGGAGGAGCCCGGCGTGCACCGGGTCGGCGCGGGCAGCGTCGGCGTGCACCGGATCGAGGTGGACGGCGAGGTCGTCGCCTCCGGCGAGGAGCCCGCCTCCGCCGCCGACGTCCTGGAGTCCCGGCACACCCACCCCGGCGGCGGCGACACCCTGGTCGAGGTCGGCGCCGAACCCCGCGAGGTCGCCGTGGTGGTCCGCACCGACGTCGCCGACTTCGGCGACTTCGGCCGAGGCGTCGTCGCCCGGCTGCGCCACCTGCCGCCCGGCCCCGCACCGGAGGAGGAGATGGCCGCCGCGGCGGCGGCCGCGCGCGCCGCCGACGTCGCCGTGCTGGTGGTCGGCACCGACGACGAGACCGAGTCGGAGGGCTACGACCGCGCCTCCCTCGACCTCCCCGGCGGCCAGGACGAACTGGTCCGCCGGGTGCTCGCGGCCAACCCGGCCGCGGTGGTCGCGGTCAACGCCGGCGCCCCGGTGCTGCTGCCCTGGCTGGAGGACGCGCCCGCGGTGCTGTGGACCTGGATGGGCGGGCAGGCGTACGGCCCGGCCCTGGCCGACGTGCTCACCGGCGCCGCCGAACCGGCCGGCCGGCTGCCGTGGACGCTGCCCGCCGCCGCTGCCGACGTCCCGGTGCCCGACACCCGCCCCCGCGGCGGCGCCGTCGACTACACCGAGGGCGTGTTCATCGGGCACCGCGCCTACGACCGCGCCGGCACCGAGCCGGCCCGCGAGTTCGGCTTCGGCCTGGGCTACACCGACTGGGAGATCCGCGGCGCCGAACTGGAGGACGCCGGCGCGGTCCCGCCGGCCGGGCCGCTGCCCGCCGCCCGCACCCCCCTGGTGCTGCGGGTCCGCGTCGCCAACACCGGCCCCCGGGACGGCCGCCACGTCGTGCAGGCCTACCTGGAGCCGCCGCGCGGCGGCGGACCGGACCGGCCGCACCGCACCCTGGCCGGCTTCGCCGCCGTGCACCTGCCCGCCGGGGAGGAGGCCGAGGTGCGGATCGAGGTCCGCCCCCGCGCCCTCGCCGTATGGGACGCCCCGACCCGCGGCTGGACCGTCCCGCCGGGCCGCTACCGGCTCGCGGTCGGCTCCTCCAGCCGCGCCATCGCCGCGCACGTCCCCCTGGAGGTGCCCGGCGCCTGA
- a CDS encoding LysR family transcriptional regulator ArgP produces MNLDFGQLRALSAAVRCGTFDAAAVALHVTPSAISQRIKALETEVGRVLLVRSRPLAVTEAGAAVLRTARQIEALSADLARDLSGADGGDGTGPVTVPLAVNADSLSTWALPAFAGLEGYLFEIHREDEEHTVSLLRDGTVMAAITAESSPVQGCTVQRLGTMRYLAVAAPDFAERWFPDGVTADALAVAPHVDFDHKDDLQRRYIRSRTRRRLSPPRHRVPASADFAESVALGLGWAMVPRMQIDTMGDRLVQIDPAHPLDRPLYWQQWRLRSPALDTVATAVTEAARTTLR; encoded by the coding sequence ATGAACCTGGACTTCGGGCAGCTGCGGGCGCTGAGCGCCGCCGTGCGGTGCGGCACCTTCGACGCCGCCGCGGTGGCGCTGCACGTCACCCCCTCCGCGATCAGCCAGCGGATCAAGGCGCTGGAGACCGAGGTGGGCCGGGTGCTGCTGGTCCGCTCCCGCCCGCTGGCGGTGACCGAGGCCGGCGCGGCGGTACTGCGCACGGCCCGGCAGATCGAGGCGCTCTCCGCCGACCTCGCCCGCGACCTGAGCGGCGCCGACGGCGGCGACGGCACCGGCCCGGTGACCGTCCCGCTGGCCGTCAACGCCGACTCGCTGTCCACCTGGGCGCTGCCCGCCTTCGCCGGCCTGGAGGGCTACCTCTTCGAGATCCACCGGGAGGACGAGGAGCACACCGTCTCCCTGCTGCGCGACGGCACCGTGATGGCGGCGATCACCGCCGAGTCCTCCCCGGTCCAGGGCTGCACCGTGCAGCGGCTGGGCACCATGCGCTACCTGGCCGTCGCCGCCCCGGACTTCGCCGAGCGCTGGTTCCCCGACGGCGTGACCGCCGACGCCCTGGCCGTCGCCCCGCACGTCGACTTCGACCACAAGGACGACCTGCAGCGCCGCTACATCCGCTCCCGCACCCGCCGCCGCCTCTCCCCGCCCCGGCACCGCGTCCCCGCCTCGGCCGACTTCGCCGAGTCCGTGGCCCTCGGCCTCGGCTGGGCGATGGTCCCCCGCATGCAGATCGACACCATGGGCGACCGCCTGGTCCAGATCGACCCGGCCCACCCCCTGGACCGCCCGCTCTACTGGCAGCAATGGCGCCTTCGCAGCCCGGCCCTGGACACCGTCGCCACCGCGGTCACCGAGGCGGCACGGACCACTCTCCGCTGA
- a CDS encoding LysE/ArgO family amino acid transporter produces MLSGLGAAAAGLGFGLSLIVAIGAQNAFVLRQGLRREHVLAVVAICAVSDAALILLGISGIGTVAALAPWLITAVRWGGVAFLVVYGVLALRRAARPGRLGPAEGAAPAGAAAAVAACLAMTWLNPHVYLDTMVLTGSVGNGYGEQRWWFGGGAVLGSLVWFTALGYGARFLGPVFRSPRAWRVLDLVIACTMFAIAASLAMEA; encoded by the coding sequence CTGCTCTCCGGGCTCGGTGCGGCCGCGGCCGGGCTGGGCTTCGGCCTCTCGCTCATCGTCGCCATCGGCGCGCAGAACGCCTTCGTGCTCCGCCAGGGGCTGCGCCGCGAGCACGTCCTGGCGGTGGTGGCGATCTGCGCCGTCTCCGACGCGGCGCTCATCCTGCTCGGCATCTCCGGCATCGGCACGGTCGCCGCGCTCGCGCCCTGGCTGATCACCGCGGTTCGCTGGGGCGGGGTGGCCTTCCTGGTGGTCTACGGGGTGCTCGCGCTGCGCCGGGCGGCCCGGCCGGGCCGGCTGGGGCCGGCGGAGGGGGCCGCGCCTGCGGGGGCGGCCGCGGCGGTCGCCGCGTGCCTGGCGATGACCTGGTTGAACCCGCACGTCTACTTGGACACCATGGTGCTCACCGGTTCGGTCGGCAACGGCTACGGCGAGCAGCGCTGGTGGTTCGGCGGCGGGGCGGTGCTGGGCAGCCTGGTGTGGTTCACCGCGCTGGGGTACGGCGCCCGGTTCCTGGGGCCGGTGTTCCGCTCCCCGCGGGCCTGGCGCGTCCTCGACCTGGTCATCGCGTGCACCATGTTCGCCATCGCGGCCTCGCTGGCCATGGAGGCGTGA